In Ipomoea triloba cultivar NCNSP0323 chromosome 15, ASM357664v1, one genomic interval encodes:
- the LOC116006463 gene encoding chaperone protein dnaJ 6-like produces MGKRKKNPRVSDEDLEEEGEEASPNRESAHASSSSAANEKSLYEILGVERTASQQEIKRAYYKLALRLHPDKNPGDEEANEKFQQLQKVMSVLGDEEKRAVYDQTGCVDDADLAGDVVQNLKEFFQSMYKKVTEADIEEFEANYRGSDSEKKDLLDLYTKYKGNMSRLFCSMLCSDPKLDSHRFKDILDAGIAAGDLKSTKAYERWAKQISAIKPPTSPLRRKKKSKKDSEDLYAIIAQRQSERRGKMNSLFSSLVSKYGGDQSAPEPNEEEFEAARQKLERKKKKKSKGK; encoded by the exons ATGgggaagagaaagaagaacCCTAGAGTTTCCGACGAGGATTTGGAGGAAGAAGGCGAGGAAGCGAGTCCAAATCGAGAATCAGCTCacgcttcttcttcttctgctgcCAATGAGAAGAGCCTGTATGAG ATACTGGGGGTGGAAAGAACAGCATCTCAACAGGAAATAAAGAGAGCATACTATAAGTTGGCTTTGCGCCTGCATCCAGATAAGAATCCTGGTGATGAG GAGGCCAATGAGAAATTTCAGCAGTTGCAAAAGGTTATGTCAGTTCTTGGTGATGAGGAGAAACGTGCAGTTTATGATCAAACTGGCTGTGTTGATGATGCT GATCTTGCAGGAGATGTTGTCCAGAACCTGAAGGAATTTTTCCAATCCATGTACAAAAAG GTCACCGAGGCTGACATTGAAGAGTTTGAAGCAAATTATAGGGGCTCGGATTCAGAGAAGAAAGATCTGCTTGATCTGTACACAAAGTACAAGGGTAACATGAGCAG GCTCTTCTGCTCTATGCTCTGCTCAGATCCAAAATTGGATTCACATCGTTTTAAAGATATTCTTGACGCAGGAATAGCTGCAG GTGATCTGAAGTCAACTAAAGCATATGAGAGGTGGGCTAAGCAAATATCTGCAATAAAACCGCCTACAAGTCCTttaagaaggaagaagaa ATCTAAGAAAGACTCGGAAGATTTGTATGCCATAATCGCTCAGCGACAGAGTGAGAGGAGAGGCAAGATGAATTCTCTGTTCTCATCCCTTGTGAGTAAATATGGTGGAGACCAATCTGCTCCAGAGCCTAATGAAGAAGAATTTGAAGCTGCTAGACAAAAACttgagaggaagaagaagaagaaatcaaaggGGAAGTGA
- the LOC116007002 gene encoding target of rapamycin complex subunit LST8-1 produces the protein MAQPSVVLATASYDHTIRFWEAKSARCYRTIQYPESQVNRLEITPDKLYLAAAGNPHIRLFDINSNSPQPIQSFDSHTNNVMAVGFQCDGNWMYSGSEDGTVKIWDLRAPGFQREYESRAAVNTVVLHPNQTELISGDQNGNIRVWDLKANACSCELVPEVDTAVRSLTVMWDGSLVVAANNNGICYVWRLLRGTQTMTNFEPLHKLPAHDGYILKCLLSPELCEPHRYLATASSDHTVKIWNVDGFTLEKTLKGHERWVWDCVFSVDGAFLITASSDTTARLWSMSNGKEIKVYQGHHKATVCCALHDGPVPSSC, from the exons ATGGCACAGCCATCAGTTGTGTTAGCAACAGCTAGCTATGATCACACTATTCGGTTCTGGGAGGCAAAAAGTGCCCGCTGTTACCGGACTATCCAATACCCAGAATCA CAAGTCAATCGGCTTGAGATTACACCAGATAAACTTTACTTGGCTGCAGCAGGCAACCCTCACATCCGATTGTTTGACATCAATTCTAACAGCCCTCAGCCT ATACAAAGCTTTGATTCACACACTAACAATGTTATGGCAGTAGGGTTTCAATGTGATGGAAATTGGATGTATTCTGGTTCTGAAGATGGCACAGTAAAGATTTGGGATTTGAG GGCACCAGGGTTTCAGAGAGAATATGAGAGTCGTGCAGCTGTCAACACAGTTGTTTTGCATCCAAACCAG ACTGAGCTTATATCTGGTGATCAGAATGGAAATATTCGAGTATGGGACTTGAAAGCAAATGCATGCAGCTGCGAGTTG GTTCCTGAGGTGGATACTGCTGTTAGGTCTCTGACTGTAATGTGGGATGGAAGCTTGGTTGTGGCTGCAAATAATAATGGAATATGTTATGTTTGGCGCTTATTGCGTGGAACCCAG ACTATGACCAACTTTGAGCCACTGCATAAGTTACCAGCACATGATGGATACATTCTCAAATGTCTCCTTTCCCCTGAGTTGTGTGAGCCTCACCG GTATCTGGCAACAGCATCTTCTGATCATACTGTCAAAATATGGAACGTGGATGGATTTACCTTGGAGAAAACTCTCAAAG GACATGAGCGATGGGTTTGGGACTGTGTTTTCTCCGTGGATGGTGCTTTTCTAATCACAG CTTCTTCTGACACAACGGCGAGATTATGGTCCATGTCCAATGGTAAAGAGATCAAAGTGTACCAAGGGCACCATAAAGCAACAGTGTGCTGTGCCCTCCATGATGGCCCTGTACCCTCTTCTTGCTGA
- the LOC116006785 gene encoding putative uncharacterized protein DDB_G0286901: MDKEIQQNIGSSNPKFSGFSFPQPEGPLLHLNNNLDNFASNGDYGLVDENVGNQNDEAGQEFTFPTQPSNNEFMHNDGMSSFLSSGDKSNSLTNFVSVSESLSQGSDFFNYQGNFSSSFTSAAQSMSLDNSHMYQDNLTLTHQSISQGHNLFSQQSNLSTIFASNPQSLNQEADISYQNSFTNFAFNTSQSFNQASPNSSNYLNTLSRNFNSTPQPWNHQGLNPQYPQPNLVTNNFSSLPPPLTQEYNPPYQANLITNFSSTPQPVGQVPDLSYHQDNSSTNFFFTPQSLNQESSLVHLNHDNPSSNFTFTPHQSLNQWSSLHPSNPNNPSFNFIFASQPLNQGSSWRHLNHDNPSTNFPFTSQQLNQGYSLPSQNRDNPSSNFTTPQSLNQVSPSTNFTFTSQPLNQAPSALPPNPGFNNPNENLLGFPNERDDYSNYLIAQGRLQSSQNDEAARAPSVPPFSYNPTVAQQNPNNQGFNMAQPSPVMPQNNSYTSLLNSMMEAPTNNAATTTPPQPPSVDVGGLLRSGNRSAAAVLATNTQLFGKGLLGQYQALSNNLTRGFGRGSFPYSGQYRSSWRNAILESILIAASGPDRGNKAAAAEEVKLDEQALQVALAADSLLDLQGEVGPRWTFRLPPHLVAAAGNTGPTTGGGVAAVAGTEAGRKKGGERRGRKKSKGITINEGGRPRETGVIINEGGRGKGKEKVGEGGVQGASRKGKEKVGEGSVQGRGRKGKEKVHPNIDEDDDDDDTSYEDDDIPFQDDDYNMAVMLNWHDFYNRIPPGQTSFQGPLPPPPPSAN, translated from the exons ATGGACAAGGAGATCCAGCAAAACATAGGATCATCAAACCCTAAATTTTCGGGTTTCTCATTTCCTCAACCAGAAGGTCCGTTGTTgcatttgaataataatttagatAATTTTGCTTCTAATGGTGATTATGGTTTGGTTGATGAAAATGTGGGAAATCAAAATGATGAGGCTGGACAAGAGTTCACCTTCCCCACTCAGCCAAGCAATAATGAATTTATGCATAACGATGGGATGTCTTCTTTCTTGTCGTCGGGTGATAAGAGTAATTCTTTGACTAATTTTGTCTCAGTCTCTGAGTCGTTGAGTCAAGGGTCAGATTTTTTCAATTATCAGGGTAACTTTTCAAGTAGTTTTACTTCCGCTGCCCAATCGATGAGTCTAGATAATTCTCATATGTATCAAGACAATTTGACCTTAACTCATCAATCAATTAGTCAAGGGCACAATCTCTTTTCCCAACAAAGTAATCTTTCGACAATTTTTGCCTCTAACCCTCAGTCATTGAATCAAGAGGCTGATATATCTTATCAGAACTCTTTCACCAACTTTGCCTTCAATACTTCCCAATCATTCAATCAAGCGTCgccaaattcatcaaattatCTGAATACTCTTTCGAGGAATTTCAACTCCACCCCTCAACCATGGAATCATCAAGGTCTCAACCCCCAATATCCTCAGCCTAATCTTGTAACCAATAATTTTTCCTCCCTCCCTCCACCATTAACTCAAGAATATAACCCCCCCTATCAGGCCAATCTTATAACCAACTTCTCCTCCACCCCTCAACCAGTAGGTCAAGTGCCTGATCTATCCTATCACCAAGACAACTCTTCAACCAATTTCTTCTTCACCCCTCAGTCGTTAAATCAAGAGTCCTCGTTGGTCCACCTAAATCATGACAACCCTTCGTCCAATTTCACCTTCACCCCTCATCAGTCACTAAATCAATGGTCCTCGTTGCACCCCTCGAACCCCAACAACCCTTCGTTCAATTTCATCTTCGCCTCTCAGCCACTAAACCAAGGGTCCTCGTGGCGCCACTTAAACCATGACAACCCTTCGACCAATTTCCCCTTTACCTCTCAACAGCTAAATCAAGGGTATTCTCTGCCCTCCCAAAACCGTGACAACCCTTCATCCAATTTCACAACCCCTCAATCGTTAAATCAAGTGTCACCTTCGACCAATTTCACCTTCACCTCTCAACCGTTAAATCAAGCACCGTCGGCTCTCCCCCCAAACCCCGGTTTTAACAACCCAAATGAAAACCTTCTAGGATTCCCTAATGAGAGAGACGATTACTCCAACTATCTCATAGCCCAGGGAAGACTACAGTCGTCCCAAAATGATGAAGCTGCCCGTGCACCTTCCGTGCCGCCGTTTTCTTACAACCCCACGGTTGCCCAACAAAACCCTAACAATCAAGGGTTCAACATGGCTCAACCCTCCCCTGTTATGCCCCAAAACAACAGCTATACCTCGTTGTTGAATAGCATGATGGAGGCTCCGACCAATAACGCCGCTACCACTACACCACCTCAACCTCCAAG CGTGGACGTCGGAGGGCTGCTAAGAAGCGGCAACCGGTCGGCGGCGGCCGTGTTGGCAACCAATACCCAATTGTTTGGTAAAGGGCTTTTAGGTCAATACCAAGCTTTGAGCAACAA TCTCACCAGAGGGTTTGGTCGTGGCTCCTTTCCATATTCCGGTCAATATAG AAGCAGCTGGAGAAATGCAATTCTGGAGAGCATTCTCATAGCGGCAAGTGGTCCGGATCGGGGGAACAAGGCGGCGGCGGCCGAAGAGGTTAAGTTGGACGAGCAGGCCTTGCAGGTAGCCCTGGCCGCTGACTCTCTTCTGGACCTGCAG GGAGAGGTGGGACCGAGGTGGACGTTCCGTCTACCTCCCCACCTTGTGGCGGCCGCGGGCAACACGGGCCCCACCACGGGAGGAGGAGTGGCAGCCGTGGCAGGGACGGAGGCGGGGAGAAAGAAGGGAGGAGAGCGGCGAGGGAGGAAGAAGAGCAAAGGGATAACTATCAACGAGGGAGGGCGACCGCGGGAGACGGGGGTGATCATCAACGAGGGTGGGCGTGGAAAAGGGAAGGAGAAGGTGGGGGAGGGGGGCGTGCAAGGGGCGAGCAGAAAGGGGAAGGAGAAAGTAGGGGAGGGCAGCGTGCAAGGTCGGGGCAGGAAAGGGAAGGAGAAGGTGCACCCCAATATAGATgaagacgacgacgacgacgacaccTCATATGAGGATGACGACATTCCTTTTCAGGATGACGATTACAACATGGCCGTCATGCTCAACTGGCATGATTTTTACAACAGAATACCTCCGGGCCAGACGTCGTTCCAGGggccactaccaccaccaccaccatctgCTAATTGA
- the LOC116006968 gene encoding uncharacterized protein LOC116006968 isoform X2, with protein sequence MRETERKQVQKTTQIKRASKPDKKGQKPQEKNGGKILKGKETDIKATSPPTNSRTSGNDSKEEMEDESDPETVNDSVSSQGDPQTVEDEKLERASRISRNGSSDSSSHALRGNSDNGVQIKASKGAPKNTTKPTKGPSKVTTKSISGNSKNMKVHPKAISESSEELDDRPLEEVKQAADTTDESSSSAQSFGSDDETVNTAEHFDHEDRAALEQQVQEMESRVEKLEEELREVAALEVALYSVVPEHGNSAHKVHTPARRLSRLYIHACKYWSQDKRATVARNVVSGLVLVSKSCGNDVPRLTFWLSNAVVLREIISQSFGSSCSSSSLTKILESSGGKKGDGKHLSLKPSSNGVLHFIDNWQESRTFTAALERVESWIFSRIVESIWWQAFTPNMQSPNDNPSTGKAVVRLSGPALGDQQQGRFSIDLWNNVFRDAFNRLCPVRAGGHECGCLPVLARRVMKQCVARLDVAMFNAILRESAHEIPTDPVSDPIVDSKVLPIPAGDLSFGSGAQLKNSVGNWSRWLNESFGMALDDCAEDGHGNSENDDRGSGREKNHFNLLNALSDLLMLPKDMLMDRTIRMEVCPSIHLSLVKRILCNFSPDEFCPDPVPGAVLEALNAECIIERRLSSAESMSSSFPYPAAPVVYTPPSSTDIVEKVAEVDRKSQLSRTPSSIQRKGYTSDEELDEIDSPLASIVDKTSSAHSENGNGNIKDDENKGSLGSNARYELLREVWRATT encoded by the exons ATGAGGGAAACTGAACGGAAGCAAgttcaaaagactactcaaatAAAGCGTGCTTCAAAGCCTGATAAAAAAGGTCAGAAACCACAAGAGAAGAATGGTGGCAAAATCTTGAAAGGGAAAGAAACAGATATTAAAGCCACATCTCCTCCTACAAACTCCCGTACTTCA GGAAATGATTCAAAGGAGGAAATGGAAGACGAATCTGATCCTGAGACAGTTAACGATTCAGTATCATCTCAAGGAGATCCACAAACTGTAGAAGACGAAAAACTAGAAAGAGCTTCAAGAATTTCCAGAAATGGATCCTCTGATAGCTCTTCTCATGCATTGCGTGGAAATTCTGATAATGGTGTGCAGATAAAGGCATCAAAAGGTGCACCTAAGAACACTACTAAGCCTACAAAAGGTCCATCTAAAGTGACAACTAAGTCTATATCTGGTAactctaaaaatatgaaagttcATCCGAAAGCAATATCAGAATCCTCAGAAGAACTGGATGATAGACCTCTTGAAGAGGTTAAGCAAGCAGCAGATACAACAGATGAATCTTCAAGCAGTGCCCAAAGTTTTGGAAGTGATGATGAAACCGTCAATACTGCAGAACATTTTGATCATGAAGACAGGGCAGCTTTAGAGCAACAAGTCCAGGAAATGGAATCAAGGGTTGAGAAACTTGAGGAGGAGCTGAGAGAAGTTGCTGCTCTTGAAGTTGCACTTTATTCTGTGGTACCTGAGCATGGAAATTCAGCACATAAGGTGCACACACCAGCAAGGCGCCTTTCCAGACTCTATATTCATGCTTGCAAATACTGGTCTCAAGACAAGCGAGCTACAGTCGCTAGAAATGTTGTTTCGGGCCTTGTTCTGGTTTCCAAGTCATGTGGTAATGATGTTCCAAG GTTGACATTTTGGCTATCCAATGCTGTTGTTCTGAGGGAAATCATCTCTCAATCATTTGGAAGTTCTTGTAGCTCAAGTTCTCTTACGAAAATACTTGAGTCCTCTGGAGGAAAGAAGGGTGATGGGAAACACCTGTCACTAAAGCCGAGTAGTAATGGTGTATTGCATTTTATTGATAATTGGCAAGAATCAAGAACTTTTACGGCTGCCTTAGAGAGGGTGGAGTCCTGGATTTTTTCTCGGATAGTTGAGTCAATATGGTGGCAG GCCTTTACTCCAAATATGCAATCTCCCAATGACAATCCATCAACTGGCAAGGCCGTTGTGAGATTATCTGGACCTGCTTTGGGTGACCAGCAGCAAGGCCGCTTCTCAATTGATCTATGGAACAATGTTTTCCGAGATGCTTTTAATAGATTATGCCCTGTTCGTGCTGGTGGGCATGAATGTGGTTGCTTGCCTGTATTGGCAAGAAGG GTCATGAAACAATGTGTTGCCAGACTAGATGTGGCAATGTTCAATGCTATTCTTCGTGAGTCAGCTCATGAGATCCCGACTGATCCTGTATCTGATCCAATAGTTGACTCAAAGGTTTTGCCTATCCCAGCAGGGGATTTGAGTTTTGGGTCTGGTGCTCAACTAAAAAATTCA GTTGGCAATTGGTCAAGATGGCTAAATGAATCATTTGGTATGGCTCTTGATGATTGTGCAGAAGATGGCCATGGCAACTCTGAGAATGATGATCGAGGGAGTGGACGtgaaaaaaatcatttcaatcTTCTCAACGCCTTGAGTGACCTTCTAATGCTTCCAAAAGACATGCTTATGGACCGAACAATCAGAATGGAG GTTTGTCCATCAATCCATCTTTCATTGGTCAAGAGAATACTATGCAATTTCTCTCCAGATGAGTTCTGCCCCGATCCTGTCCCAGGCGCTGTATTAGAGGCACTTAATGCCGAG TGTATCATAGAGCGTAGATTATCGTCGGCTGAATCAATGAGCAGTAGTTTCCCTTATCCTGCTGCTCCGGTTGTATATACTCCACCTTCCTCTACCGATATTGTAGAAAAAGTTGCAGAGGTGGACAGAAAATCCCAGTTGTCTCGAACCCCTTCTTCTATACAGAGGAAGGGATACACAAGTGACGAAGAACTGGACGAAATAGATTCTCCTCTGGCATCCATAGTTGACAAGACATCATCTGCACACTCTGAGAATGGAAATGGAAACATCAAAGACGACGAAAATAAAGGTAGTTTGGGATCCAATGCAAGATATGAACTCCTCCGGGAGGTTTGGAGAGCAACAACATAG
- the LOC116007000 gene encoding beta-D-glucosyl crocetin beta-1,6-glucosyltransferase-like has translation MDTQIKASRPLEVLMLPFLAIGHISPFLELAKNLSDNGFSIHLCSTPINLNFIKTKIPTKYSSSIRLLPLHLPDSPHLPPHYHTTNALPPHLTPAFDAALSAAQSAFSDVMKNLAPDLFVYDVLMPPWAAGVAAAQNVPAVQFFTSSSAMCAYLAHMFHRPSMEYPLLELNLTRNERERIYRLIGEKRDSGRGVFDDNMMVISTSREIEGKYVDYLGEIIQENNLQVLVLGAMVQDLDLEDEGDSDLFEWLGTKPENSTLFICFGSECVPSKEAMDEIAFGLELSQVNFLWVIRFPKGELPEGFIEAVGERGRVVEGWAPQARILVHPSVGWFLSHCGWNSVLEGVYYGVPIIVMPMHRVDQAVNGRLVVEIGVGVEVVRDGDGKVGRGEVARVVKDVMGGEVGEDMRRNVRKIGEKVRVASVEEMGMAAKVLAQLCKNNNGQFAL, from the coding sequence ATGGACACACAAATCAAAGCTAGTCGTCCTTTGGAGGTTTTGATGCTTCCATTTTTGGCCATCGGACACATCTCACCATTCTTGGAGCTAGCCAAGAACCTCTCCGACAACGGCTTCTCCATCCACCTATGTTCAACACCCATCAACCTCAATTTCATCAAAACCAAAATCCCAACAAAATACTCATCCTCAATCCGCCTCCTCCCACTCCACCTCCCCGACTCGCCGCATCTCCCCCCTCACTATCACACCACCAACGCCCTCCCGCCCCATCTCACCCCCGCCTTCGACGCCGCCCTCTCCGCGGCCCAATCCGCCTTCTCCGACGTCATGAAAAATCTCGCCCCGGATTTGTTTGTGTACGATGTTCTCATGCCGCCCTGGGCCGCCGGCGTTGCGGCGGCCCAGAATGTCCCGGCGGTTCAGTTCTTTACGTCGAGTTCTGCCATGTGCGCGTACTTAGCGCACATGTTTCATAGACCTAGTATGGAGTATCCATTGCTGGAGCTTAATTTGACTAGAAATGAGCGGGAGAGGATTTATAGGTTGATCGGAGAGAAGAGAGATTCCGGGCGGGGTGTTTTCGACGACAATATGATGGTGATCAGTACTTCCAGGGAGATTGAAGGGAAATATGTGGATTATCTTGGTGaaataattcaagaaaataatcttCAAGTCTTGGTTCTTGGAGCAATGGTTCAAGATCTGGATCTTGAAGACGAAGGAGATTCTGACCTGTTTGAATGGCTCGGGACGAAACCCGAGAATTCAACTTTGTTCATTTGTTTCGGTAGTGAGTGTGTCCCGTCAAAGGAAGCCATGGACGAGATAGCTTTCGGGTTAGAGCTAAGTCAAGTTAACTTTTTATGGGTCATAAGGTTTCCAAAGGGGGAGCTGCCGGAGGGGTTTATAGAGGCGGTGGGGGAGCGAGGGAGGGTGGTCGAGGGGTGGGCCCCACAGGCGAGAATCCTGGTCCACCCGAGTGTCGGATGGTTTCTGAGTCATTGTGGGTGGAATTCAGTATTGGAAGGCGTTTATTATGGTGTTCCGATTATAGTCATGCCCATGCACCGCGTCGATCAGGCGGTGAATGGGAGGTTGGTGGTGGAGATTGGGGTGGGAGTGGAGGTTGTGAGGGATGGAGATGGGAAGGTTGGTAGGGGAGAAGTGGCAAGAGTTGTGAAGGATGTGATGGGGGGAGAAGTTGGGGAAGATATGAGGAGGAATGTGAGGAAGATAGGTGAAAAGGTGAGAGTTGCAAGTGTAGAAGAAATGGGTATGGCTGCTAAGGTGCTAGCACAACTTTGTAAGAACAATAATGGACAATTTGCTTTGTAA
- the LOC116006968 gene encoding uncharacterized protein LOC116006968 isoform X1 translates to MRETERKQVQKTTQIKRASKPDKKGQKPQEKNGGKILKGKETDIKATSPPTNSRTSVSDPNTGPEPPEVYENMVIHYVDDANRSVDTIQDSKTVRMVEKESKNKLEGYSCEQGNDSKEEMEDESDPETVNDSVSSQGDPQTVEDEKLERASRISRNGSSDSSSHALRGNSDNGVQIKASKGAPKNTTKPTKGPSKVTTKSISGNSKNMKVHPKAISESSEELDDRPLEEVKQAADTTDESSSSAQSFGSDDETVNTAEHFDHEDRAALEQQVQEMESRVEKLEEELREVAALEVALYSVVPEHGNSAHKVHTPARRLSRLYIHACKYWSQDKRATVARNVVSGLVLVSKSCGNDVPRLTFWLSNAVVLREIISQSFGSSCSSSSLTKILESSGGKKGDGKHLSLKPSSNGVLHFIDNWQESRTFTAALERVESWIFSRIVESIWWQAFTPNMQSPNDNPSTGKAVVRLSGPALGDQQQGRFSIDLWNNVFRDAFNRLCPVRAGGHECGCLPVLARRVMKQCVARLDVAMFNAILRESAHEIPTDPVSDPIVDSKVLPIPAGDLSFGSGAQLKNSVGNWSRWLNESFGMALDDCAEDGHGNSENDDRGSGREKNHFNLLNALSDLLMLPKDMLMDRTIRMEVCPSIHLSLVKRILCNFSPDEFCPDPVPGAVLEALNAECIIERRLSSAESMSSSFPYPAAPVVYTPPSSTDIVEKVAEVDRKSQLSRTPSSIQRKGYTSDEELDEIDSPLASIVDKTSSAHSENGNGNIKDDENKGSLGSNARYELLREVWRATT, encoded by the exons ATGAGGGAAACTGAACGGAAGCAAgttcaaaagactactcaaatAAAGCGTGCTTCAAAGCCTGATAAAAAAGGTCAGAAACCACAAGAGAAGAATGGTGGCAAAATCTTGAAAGGGAAAGAAACAGATATTAAAGCCACATCTCCTCCTACAAACTCCCGTACTTCAGTAAGTGATCCAAACACGGGCCCTGAACCCCCTGAAGTTTATGAAAATATGGTTATACACTATGTGGATGATGCCAATAGATCTGTTGATACAATTCAAGATTCAAAAACAGTTAGAATGGTTGAGAAGGAGAGTAAGAATAAACTAGAGGGTTATTCATGTGAACAGGGAAATGATTCAAAGGAGGAAATGGAAGACGAATCTGATCCTGAGACAGTTAACGATTCAGTATCATCTCAAGGAGATCCACAAACTGTAGAAGACGAAAAACTAGAAAGAGCTTCAAGAATTTCCAGAAATGGATCCTCTGATAGCTCTTCTCATGCATTGCGTGGAAATTCTGATAATGGTGTGCAGATAAAGGCATCAAAAGGTGCACCTAAGAACACTACTAAGCCTACAAAAGGTCCATCTAAAGTGACAACTAAGTCTATATCTGGTAactctaaaaatatgaaagttcATCCGAAAGCAATATCAGAATCCTCAGAAGAACTGGATGATAGACCTCTTGAAGAGGTTAAGCAAGCAGCAGATACAACAGATGAATCTTCAAGCAGTGCCCAAAGTTTTGGAAGTGATGATGAAACCGTCAATACTGCAGAACATTTTGATCATGAAGACAGGGCAGCTTTAGAGCAACAAGTCCAGGAAATGGAATCAAGGGTTGAGAAACTTGAGGAGGAGCTGAGAGAAGTTGCTGCTCTTGAAGTTGCACTTTATTCTGTGGTACCTGAGCATGGAAATTCAGCACATAAGGTGCACACACCAGCAAGGCGCCTTTCCAGACTCTATATTCATGCTTGCAAATACTGGTCTCAAGACAAGCGAGCTACAGTCGCTAGAAATGTTGTTTCGGGCCTTGTTCTGGTTTCCAAGTCATGTGGTAATGATGTTCCAAG GTTGACATTTTGGCTATCCAATGCTGTTGTTCTGAGGGAAATCATCTCTCAATCATTTGGAAGTTCTTGTAGCTCAAGTTCTCTTACGAAAATACTTGAGTCCTCTGGAGGAAAGAAGGGTGATGGGAAACACCTGTCACTAAAGCCGAGTAGTAATGGTGTATTGCATTTTATTGATAATTGGCAAGAATCAAGAACTTTTACGGCTGCCTTAGAGAGGGTGGAGTCCTGGATTTTTTCTCGGATAGTTGAGTCAATATGGTGGCAG GCCTTTACTCCAAATATGCAATCTCCCAATGACAATCCATCAACTGGCAAGGCCGTTGTGAGATTATCTGGACCTGCTTTGGGTGACCAGCAGCAAGGCCGCTTCTCAATTGATCTATGGAACAATGTTTTCCGAGATGCTTTTAATAGATTATGCCCTGTTCGTGCTGGTGGGCATGAATGTGGTTGCTTGCCTGTATTGGCAAGAAGG GTCATGAAACAATGTGTTGCCAGACTAGATGTGGCAATGTTCAATGCTATTCTTCGTGAGTCAGCTCATGAGATCCCGACTGATCCTGTATCTGATCCAATAGTTGACTCAAAGGTTTTGCCTATCCCAGCAGGGGATTTGAGTTTTGGGTCTGGTGCTCAACTAAAAAATTCA GTTGGCAATTGGTCAAGATGGCTAAATGAATCATTTGGTATGGCTCTTGATGATTGTGCAGAAGATGGCCATGGCAACTCTGAGAATGATGATCGAGGGAGTGGACGtgaaaaaaatcatttcaatcTTCTCAACGCCTTGAGTGACCTTCTAATGCTTCCAAAAGACATGCTTATGGACCGAACAATCAGAATGGAG GTTTGTCCATCAATCCATCTTTCATTGGTCAAGAGAATACTATGCAATTTCTCTCCAGATGAGTTCTGCCCCGATCCTGTCCCAGGCGCTGTATTAGAGGCACTTAATGCCGAG TGTATCATAGAGCGTAGATTATCGTCGGCTGAATCAATGAGCAGTAGTTTCCCTTATCCTGCTGCTCCGGTTGTATATACTCCACCTTCCTCTACCGATATTGTAGAAAAAGTTGCAGAGGTGGACAGAAAATCCCAGTTGTCTCGAACCCCTTCTTCTATACAGAGGAAGGGATACACAAGTGACGAAGAACTGGACGAAATAGATTCTCCTCTGGCATCCATAGTTGACAAGACATCATCTGCACACTCTGAGAATGGAAATGGAAACATCAAAGACGACGAAAATAAAGGTAGTTTGGGATCCAATGCAAGATATGAACTCCTCCGGGAGGTTTGGAGAGCAACAACATAG
- the LOC116006464 gene encoding zinc finger A20 and AN1 domain-containing stress-associated protein 8-like: protein MESSKETGFQAPEGPILCINNCGFFGSAATMNMCSKCHKDMILKQEQAKLAASSIENIVNGGSSSNAKESVGVGVLPNAIDTQAGNSKPKAVSLQAAAPTDPSTGPTPEAKTKQGPSRCTACNKRVGLTGFSCKCGNLFCATHRYSDKHNCPFDYQNAARDAIAKANPVVVAEKLNKI, encoded by the coding sequence ATGGAGTCTTCGAAAGAGACCGGGTTCCAAGCTCCGGAAGGCCCTATCCTTTGCATCAACAACTGCGGCTTCTTCGGAAGTGCGGCCACGATGAACATGTGTTCCAAGTGTCACAAAGACATGATCTTGAAGCAGGAGCAGGCTAAGCTCGCTGCTTCATCAATCGAGAACATTGTCAATGGCGGTTCAAGCAGCAACGCCAAAGAATCTGTGGGTGTCGGTGTGCTTCCTAACGCGATCGACACCCAAGCTGGAAACTCCAAACCGAAGGCCGTCTCTCTGCAAGCCGCCGCACCCACCGATCCATCCACGGGTCCGACCCCAGAAGCGAAGACCAAACAAGGGCCGAGCCGGTGCACCGCCTGCAACAAGCGCGTGGGCCTAACGGGCTTCAGCTGCAAGTGCGGAAACCTCTTCTGCGCAACCCACCGCTACTCCGACAAACACAACTGCCCGTTCGACTACCAGAATGCCGCCCGGGACGCCATCGCCAAGGCCAACCCTGTCGTCGTTGCAGAAAAGCTTAATAAGATCTAG